In one Neobacillus sp. CF12 genomic region, the following are encoded:
- a CDS encoding nucleotidyltransferase-like protein: MKDILRPIYQERASQSNTLGVLMIEKKQKSSHTTDTFDVILLIIVKEGEQPLLIKHYTYNDSKAAMHIVTEDQLKDWLLLGTNRKIFEWIQNAKILFDRNEYIENLKTELREFPFNGRKIKMGLEFAKLIRRYIDGKALFENKQYLDAYNYVVHSLHHLARLAVIENGLHPELTVWQQVKQIEPEIVKLYEELVNSEETIEKRLELLFLASEFMIHARTKVGGAHIIDVLSMKEYWTFNEIQNEKELIPYSVDLAVLIEYLIEKGLIDVVSLDTKGHGIFHRCYQVNKKLS, encoded by the coding sequence ATGAAAGACATTCTTCGGCCCATTTATCAGGAGCGGGCTAGTCAATCCAATACACTTGGAGTATTAATGATAGAAAAAAAACAAAAATCAAGCCATACCACAGATACTTTTGATGTAATCCTTTTAATAATTGTAAAAGAGGGAGAGCAGCCGTTATTAATAAAGCATTATACTTATAATGATAGTAAGGCAGCTATGCACATCGTTACGGAGGATCAATTAAAAGATTGGCTTCTATTAGGCACGAATCGAAAAATATTCGAATGGATTCAAAATGCAAAGATATTATTTGATCGAAATGAATATATAGAAAATTTAAAAACTGAATTACGTGAATTCCCCTTTAATGGAAGAAAGATAAAAATGGGCTTAGAGTTTGCAAAGTTGATAAGAAGGTATATCGATGGAAAGGCGCTCTTCGAAAACAAACAATATCTGGATGCCTATAATTATGTGGTTCATTCTTTGCATCACCTAGCTAGACTAGCGGTAATTGAAAATGGTCTTCACCCAGAATTAACAGTCTGGCAGCAAGTAAAACAGATTGAACCAGAAATCGTAAAGTTATATGAAGAACTCGTTAACAGTGAAGAGACGATTGAAAAAAGATTAGAGTTATTATTTTTAGCTAGTGAGTTTATGATTCACGCTCGAACAAAAGTTGGCGGTGCCCATATTATTGATGTTCTAAGTATGAAGGAATATTGGACCTTTAATGAGATTCAAAATGAAAAGGAACTAATCCCTTACTCTGTAGATCTGGCAGTGCTGATTGAATACCTAATTGAAAAAGGATTAATAGATGTTGTTAGTCTTGATACGAAGGGACACGGTATATTTCATAGATGTTATCAGGTAAATAAAAAATTATCGTAA
- a CDS encoding YgzB family protein, with the protein MVKYSSKINKIRSFALSLIFIGFIVMYGGIFFRNSPLIMTIFMLFGLLFIIASTVVYFWIGMLSTKTIQVTCPSCGKHTKMLGKVDMCMYCREPLTLDPSLVGKEFDESYNKKSKK; encoded by the coding sequence ATGGTTAAATATTCAAGTAAAATAAATAAAATTCGAAGTTTTGCTTTATCCTTAATATTTATCGGTTTTATTGTTATGTATGGTGGAATATTCTTTCGCAACTCTCCACTTATTATGACCATTTTTATGCTTTTTGGACTTTTATTTATTATCGCAAGCACTGTTGTTTATTTTTGGATTGGTATGTTATCAACTAAAACGATACAAGTAACATGTCCAAGTTGTGGGAAACATACGAAAATGCTCGGAAAAGTGGATATGTGTATGTATTGCCGAGAACCTCTGACACTTGACCCAAGTCTTGTAGGTAAAGAGTTTGATGAATCTTATAATAAAAAGTCAAAAAAATAA
- the perR gene encoding peroxide-responsive transcriptional repressor PerR: MAMNQLKEALETLKETGVRITPQRHAILEYLINSMSHPTADDIYKALEGKFPNMSVATVYNNLRVFREVGLVKELTYGDASSRFDFVTTHHYHVICENCGKIVDFHYPGLDEVEQLASHVTGFKVNNHRMEIYGTCPECTSKEVH, encoded by the coding sequence ATGGCGATGAACCAGTTAAAAGAAGCCTTAGAAACTTTGAAGGAAACAGGGGTACGAATTACTCCACAACGTCATGCGATACTTGAATATTTAATAAACTCGATGTCACATCCTACAGCAGATGATATTTATAAAGCCTTAGAAGGAAAATTTCCTAATATGAGTGTGGCGACAGTTTACAATAATTTACGAGTATTTCGTGAAGTAGGCTTAGTAAAAGAATTAACATATGGTGATGCTTCTAGTCGCTTTGATTTTGTTACAACACACCATTATCATGTAATTTGTGAAAACTGCGGGAAAATCGTAGATTTCCATTACCCAGGGTTGGATGAAGTTGAGCAACTTGCATCGCATGTTACAGGATTCAAAGTGAATAACCATCGTATGGAGATTTACGGGACTTGTCCTGAGTGTACAAGTAAAGAAGTACATTAA
- a CDS encoding cob(I)yrinic acid a,c-diamide adenosyltransferase produces the protein MKIYTKTGDKGTTSLIYGQRVAKNDLRVEAYGTCDETNSMIGLALSYIHGESFQKKELIENTYHKIQTNLFHVGAELATPKGKEVKWSLKVSDIEDMENQIDELNESLPALTNFILPGGHSAGAAFHVARTTARRAERCAVSIGEEVNPLVLVYLNRLSDLLFVTARFVNHALGIKEQPLHQEKN, from the coding sequence ATGAAAATTTATACAAAAACTGGTGATAAAGGGACTACCTCACTAATATATGGGCAAAGGGTTGCAAAAAATGATTTACGAGTGGAAGCATATGGTACGTGCGATGAAACAAACTCAATGATAGGACTTGCATTGAGTTATATACATGGTGAATCTTTTCAAAAGAAAGAATTAATAGAGAATACGTATCATAAAATACAAACAAATCTGTTTCATGTTGGAGCGGAACTGGCTACCCCTAAAGGGAAGGAAGTAAAGTGGTCTCTTAAGGTAAGTGATATTGAAGACATGGAAAATCAAATCGATGAATTAAATGAATCACTCCCAGCCCTGACTAATTTTATCTTGCCTGGAGGTCATTCAGCTGGTGCAGCATTCCATGTTGCACGAACAACAGCTAGAAGAGCAGAAAGATGTGCAGTTTCTATAGGGGAAGAAGTAAATCCTCTTGTGTTGGTATATTTAAATAGGTTATCTGATCTCCTATTTGTAACAGCTCGATTTGTTAATCATGCATTGGGTATAAAAGAGCAACCACTGCATCAAGAAAAAAATTAA
- a CDS encoding TetR/AcrR family transcriptional regulator codes for MDTKLQIIDISIPLFQQKGYKGVGVTEIIKACNISKGSFYHHFPNGKEELLIACLKSIDETITTHMKDIFKQYSSTQKATLAMIDILISDFEDEGRIVVSTFTSIVSEIGSLSEPVRIACSDLYLKMQSIYCTKLEED; via the coding sequence ATGGATACAAAGTTACAGATAATTGACATTTCGATACCGCTTTTCCAGCAAAAAGGATATAAGGGTGTAGGAGTAACCGAAATCATAAAAGCATGTAACATTTCAAAAGGTTCGTTTTATCATCACTTCCCAAATGGCAAGGAAGAATTACTCATCGCTTGTCTTAAATCAATTGATGAAACGATTACTACTCATATGAAGGATATTTTTAAACAATATTCTTCGACTCAAAAAGCCACACTCGCGATGATTGACATTTTAATATCGGACTTTGAAGACGAAGGAAGGATTGTAGTTTCTACTTTCACCAGCATCGTTAGCGAAATAGGTTCTCTTAGTGAACCAGTTCGAATAGCCTGTTCGGACCTTTACCTAAAGATGCAGAGTATATATTGTACAAAACTCGAAGAGGACTGA
- a CDS encoding IclR family transcriptional regulator — MEEVIKKGTTIQSLEVGMGILETIAKQGRPLKFTDIQELTQITKSNLYKYLNTFTQLGILYRYKDTGEYVLGSKLIEYGMAAVDQENVIDRITPFIHEINERFSNTVLFSSWTNNGPMIVRELNKNRGINIGAQIGTLLPIRSASGKLFFAFMDEQMSREWKEKEFMQIPQEKIEFLKDECRIIREKEISFAREPLVPSVSSVAIPVLNYQKKLLGSVTVVGFSESIPQDENNELSQFLLSISKEISASFGYKLQVK, encoded by the coding sequence ATGGAAGAAGTCATTAAAAAAGGGACGACCATTCAATCATTAGAAGTAGGGATGGGCATTTTAGAAACAATCGCTAAACAAGGAAGACCATTGAAATTTACTGACATTCAAGAATTAACTCAAATTACAAAAAGTAATCTTTATAAATATTTGAATACCTTCACACAATTAGGCATTCTCTATCGTTACAAGGATACGGGAGAATATGTATTGGGGAGCAAGTTGATTGAATATGGGATGGCTGCTGTGGATCAAGAAAATGTTATCGATCGAATCACCCCTTTTATACATGAAATCAACGAGAGATTTTCAAATACCGTTCTATTTTCAAGCTGGACCAATAATGGTCCTATGATTGTTAGAGAATTGAACAAAAATCGAGGTATAAATATTGGTGCTCAAATAGGAACCTTACTTCCCATTCGTTCTGCATCAGGCAAATTGTTTTTTGCTTTCATGGATGAGCAAATGAGCCGCGAATGGAAAGAGAAAGAGTTTATGCAAATCCCGCAAGAAAAGATAGAGTTCCTTAAAGACGAATGCCGAATCATACGCGAGAAAGAAATTTCCTTCGCTAGAGAACCTCTGGTACCATCCGTATCATCGGTAGCAATCCCGGTATTAAATTATCAGAAAAAACTCCTTGGGTCTGTAACCGTTGTAGGCTTTTCAGAGTCTATCCCACAAGATGAAAATAATGAACTATCTCAATTTTTACTGTCAATCAGCAAAGAAATTTCAGCTAGTTTCGGCTATAAATTACAAGTGAAATAA
- the bcp gene encoding thioredoxin-dependent thiol peroxidase, producing MTVELGNQAPDFELLASNGEKVKLSDFKGKNVVLYFYPKDMTPGCTTQACDFRDFHQNFAELDCIIIGISPDPIEKHEKFIDKYKLPFLLLFDEDHRVSDLYEVWRLKKNFGKEYMGIERSTFVIDKDGKIAKEWRKVKVKGHVEEALQYVKENLS from the coding sequence GTGACTGTTGAGTTAGGAAATCAAGCACCGGATTTTGAATTGTTAGCTAGTAATGGTGAGAAAGTAAAATTGTCAGATTTTAAAGGCAAAAATGTTGTATTGTATTTTTATCCAAAGGATATGACACCTGGATGTACTACTCAAGCATGTGATTTTCGAGATTTTCACCAGAACTTTGCGGAGTTAGATTGCATTATTATTGGAATCAGCCCTGACCCTATCGAGAAACATGAAAAATTTATTGATAAATACAAATTGCCATTTTTACTTTTATTTGATGAAGATCATAGAGTTTCTGATTTGTATGAGGTTTGGAGACTAAAGAAAAATTTTGGAAAAGAGTATATGGGGATTGAAAGATCGACATTTGTTATTGATAAGGACGGTAAGATAGCGAAAGAATGGCGAAAAGTGAAAGTCAAAGGGCATGTGGAGGAAGCCTTACAGTATGTAAAAGAGAATCTATCTTGA
- a CDS encoding potassium channel family protein, with product MFYFLLPIVIFCIFMSIRTLFIPNTIKGKFVSIENALFLGSIYLTVILGFGLIYLLFELKGISLLVEVNHENNYNLFETSFYFSAMTLFSVGNGDVIPHGLGRMVAVVEALIGYTMPAAFVARALMDREVKID from the coding sequence ATGTTCTATTTCTTATTACCAATCGTAATCTTCTGTATCTTTATGAGTATCAGGACGTTGTTTATTCCTAACACAATAAAAGGAAAGTTTGTTTCGATCGAAAATGCTCTTTTTTTGGGTTCTATCTATCTAACTGTTATTCTCGGATTTGGACTCATCTATTTGTTGTTTGAATTAAAAGGAATTTCATTGCTTGTAGAAGTAAATCATGAAAACAACTATAACCTGTTTGAAACAAGCTTTTATTTTAGTGCAATGACATTATTTTCTGTTGGAAATGGAGATGTGATTCCACACGGCCTCGGAAGGATGGTTGCTGTGGTAGAAGCTTTGATTGGCTATACGATGCCAGCGGCCTTTGTAGCTCGTGCATTGATGGACAGAGAAGTTAAAATAGACTAA
- a CDS encoding glutamate-1-semialdehyde 2,1-aminomutase: MQFTNSERIHNEALEHIVGGVNSPSRSYKAVGGGAPVVMERAQGAYFWDVDGNQYIDFLAAYGPIITGHAHPHITEAIKKAAESGVLYGTPTPHEVKFAKMLKEAMPFLEKVRFVNSGTEAVMTTIRVARAYTGRDKIIKFAGCYHGHSDLVLVAAGSGPSTLGTPDSAGVPKSIAQEVITVPFNDIEPFKEALEKWGDQIAGVLVEPIVGNFGIVEPKPGFLQQVNDLTHAAGALVIYDEVITAFRFMYGGAQDLLGIQPDLTALGKIIGGGLPIGAYGGRKEIMEKVAPLGPAYQAGTMAGNPASILSGIACLEVLKQDGIYDYLDRLGAMLEEGILAAAKEHGIQITINRLKGAFTVYFTNEKIENYEQAENTDGEMFGKFFKHMLHQGINLAPSKYEAWFLTIAHTEEDIEATLHAVNNAFSLLKNE, from the coding sequence ATGCAATTTACAAATTCTGAACGAATACATAATGAAGCTTTAGAACATATTGTTGGAGGTGTAAACAGCCCCTCTCGTTCTTATAAAGCTGTTGGCGGCGGTGCCCCAGTGGTAATGGAGCGCGCTCAAGGCGCCTATTTTTGGGATGTCGACGGAAATCAGTACATCGATTTCCTTGCTGCTTACGGCCCTATTATCACAGGCCATGCCCACCCTCATATTACTGAAGCCATTAAAAAGGCAGCGGAGAGTGGTGTTCTTTATGGCACTCCTACCCCGCATGAAGTAAAATTTGCAAAAATGCTGAAGGAAGCAATGCCTTTTCTAGAAAAAGTACGCTTTGTAAATTCAGGTACGGAAGCGGTAATGACAACAATCCGTGTTGCCCGTGCTTATACAGGCAGAGACAAAATTATTAAGTTTGCTGGTTGTTATCACGGACATTCTGACCTTGTTCTTGTTGCAGCTGGTTCAGGGCCGTCCACACTGGGGACTCCTGATTCTGCTGGTGTTCCAAAGAGTATCGCCCAAGAAGTAATTACCGTTCCATTTAATGATATTGAACCTTTTAAAGAAGCATTAGAAAAATGGGGAGACCAAATCGCAGGAGTTCTAGTGGAACCGATTGTTGGAAACTTCGGAATTGTTGAACCAAAACCTGGATTCTTGCAACAGGTAAATGACCTTACCCACGCAGCTGGAGCACTTGTCATTTATGATGAAGTTATTACAGCTTTCCGCTTTATGTATGGAGGAGCACAGGATTTATTAGGAATTCAACCCGATCTAACTGCCCTTGGAAAAATAATTGGCGGCGGTCTGCCTATTGGTGCTTATGGTGGCCGTAAGGAAATTATGGAAAAGGTTGCACCACTAGGACCAGCCTATCAAGCGGGAACGATGGCCGGGAATCCAGCATCCATTTTATCAGGGATTGCTTGTTTGGAGGTATTAAAGCAAGACGGAATCTACGACTACCTTGATCGTTTAGGAGCCATGCTTGAAGAAGGTATACTAGCGGCTGCCAAAGAACATGGTATTCAAATTACCATTAATCGTCTAAAAGGTGCTTTTACTGTATATTTTACAAATGAGAAAATTGAGAACTATGAGCAAGCCGAAAATACCGATGGTGAGATGTTTGGAAAGTTCTTCAAGCATATGCTCCATCAAGGAATAAACTTAGCACCCTCAAAGTATGAAGCCTGGTTTTTAACCATCGCTCATACAGAAGAGGATATTGAAGCTACATTACACGCGGTAAACAATGCATTTTCTCTACTTAAAAACGAATAA